A window of Candidatus Polarisedimenticolaceae bacterium genomic DNA:
GCGGCAGGAGATCTACCGGCGGCGGCGCTACGGCATCGACGAGGCGCTCGCGGGGATCGCGAAGGTCACCCCCGAAGCGGTCCACCGCACCGCGCGCGAGCTCTTCGAAGGCGCGAGCCCGGCGCTCGCCGCGGTGGGACGCACGCGGAAGCTCGGGCTTCGCCCCGAGGCGCTGCGGCCGTGACCCCGCCCGCGCGGGTGCGCATCCTCAGGCTCCCGGAGGGACGCGACCTCCCGCTTCCGGAGCGTGCGACCGCGCACGCCGCCGGATTCGACCTCCGGGCACGGGTCGACGACGACGTGCTCGTTCCCCCGGGGGGACGCCTGCTCGTGCCGACCGGCATCGCGATCGAGCTCCCCGAGGGATTCGAGGCCCAGGTCCGGCCCCGCAGCGGCCTCGCCCTCCGGCACGGCGTCACGATGCTCAACGCTCCGGGGACGATCGACGCGGACTACCGCGGGGAGGTCGGCGTCGTCGTCGTCAACCACGGCGACGCCCCGTTTCCCATCCGGCGCGGCGACCGGATCGCGCAGCTCGTGGTGCATCGGCTTCCGGAGATCGTCTGGGAGGAGGTCGAGTCCCTCGCCGACAGCGGGCGGGGGGCCGGAGGATTCGGCCACACCGGGGGGGCCTGACGGTGGCGGTGCGCGTCGTTCCCCTCGCGAGCGGTTCCTCGGGGAACGCCACCCTCGTCGAGTTCGGGAACACGCGGATCCTCGTCGACGCCGGCGTCTCGTCGCTCGGACTCGTCCGGCGGCTCGAGGCGCTCGGCATCGCGCCGACGTCCATCGCCGCGATCCTCCTGACCCACGAGCATCACGATCACGCGCAGGGGCTCGAGCGTTTCTCCTTCCGCCATCGCGTCCCCGTCGCGACGACCCCCGAGGCGCTCGAGGCCCTCAATCTCTCCCCGACGCACCTGGCCCGCTTCCTCCCGTTCGAGCCCGGCGCGTCGTTCGAGATCGAGACGGTTCGCGTCCGCGCCTTCACCGTGCCGCACGACGCCGTGAACCCCGTCGGGTTCGTCCTCGAGGCGGAGGGGATCCGCGTCGGCATCGCGACCGATCTCGGGCACGCCACCACCCTCGTCGTCGAGCGCCTCCGCGGCTGCGACGTCCTCATGGTGGAGGCGAACCACGACGACCGGATGCTCGTGGCGGGGCCGTACCCCTGGCACCTGAAGCAGCGCGTGGGCGGCCGGATGGGGCACCTGTCCAACGAGGAGGCGGCGGGGCTTCTCTCCGCAGCCGCCGACGACCGCTGCCGGGCGGTCGTGCTCGCGCACCTCTCCGAGAAGAACAACGAGCCGGGGAAGGCTCGCGAGGCCGTCGCGCGCGCCCTCTCCGACCGCGGCCTCCGGCGCTTCGACATGCGCGTGGCGGATCGGCGCAAGCCCACCCCGGCCGTCGTGTTGTGAGGAGTCCCCGATGATCGATCGCTACACCCGCCCCGAGATGCGGGCCCTGTGGTCCGACGAGAACAAATACCGCGCCTGGCTCGAGGTGGAGCTCGCGGCCAGCGAGACCCTGGCGGCGCGGGGCGTGGTGCCCGCGGAGGACATGGAGATCATCCGCCGGAAGGCGGGGTTCGACGTCGCGCGCATCGAGACGATCGAGGCCGAGGTCAAGCACGACGTCATCGCCTTCCTGACGAGCGTCGCGGAGCGCATCGGCCCGGCCTCGCGGCACGTGCACTACGGCCTGACCTCCTCCGACGTCGTGGACACGGCGCAGGCGCTCCTTCTCGTGCGGGCGATGGACCTGATCCTCCAGAGCCTCGACCGGTTCATGGACACGCTGCGCCGTCAGGCGTTCGCGCACCGCGGGACGGTGATGGTGGGGCGGACGCACGGCATCCACGCCGAGCCGTACACGCTGGGTCTCAAGTTCGCCGGCTGGTTCGCCGAGGCGCGCCGGAACCGCGAGCGGCTCACGCGCGCGCGCGACGAGGTGCGCCGCGGGAAGTTGTCCGGGGCCGTCGGCACGTACGCCCACCTCGACCCGACCGTCGAGGCCGAGGTCATGGAGCGCCTCGGCCTCGAGCCCGAGACGATCGCGACCCAGGTGGTTCCGCGCGACCGCCATGCCGCCTGCCTCTCCGCCCTCGCGGTCCTCGCGTCGTCGCTCGAGCGGATCGCCGTCGAGATCCGCCACCTCCAGCGCACCGACGTGCGGGAGGTCGAGGAGCCGTTCTCCAAGGGGCAGAAGGGCTCCTCGGCGATGCCGCACAAGCGCAACCCGATCGGGACCGAGAACCTGACCGGGCTCGCCCGGCTGGTCCGGGCCTACGCGCAGGCCTCCCTCGAGGACGTGGCGCTGTGGCACGAGCGGGACATCTCGCACTCGTCCGTGGAGCGGGTGATCCTCCCCGACGCGACCACGCTGTGCCATTTCATGCTCCATCGCCTCAACGGGATCCTCGACGGCCTTCTCGTCTATCCGGACCGGATGCTCGAGAACCTCGATCGGATGAAGGGGCTCGTCTTCTCGCAGACGGTGCTGCTCGCCCTCGCGAGGGCCGGGCTGACCCGCGAGGCCGCCTACGCGATCGTCCAGCGCAACGCGATGAAGGTCTGGGCGGGGGAGGGGAGCTTCCGGGACCTTCTGGCCTCCGACGCCGAGCTCGCCGCCGCGCTCCCGAAAGCCGAGCTCGACGCCTGTTTCGACCCCGCCCGGACGCTCCGGCACGTGGACGCGATCTACGAGCGGGTCTTCGGCGGGCCGGACGCCTTGGGCGAGTCGCTATAATCCCGCCATGTGCGGCATCGTCGGCGTCTTCGGTCATCCTGAGGCCGCGAAGCTCGCGTATCTGGGACTCTACGCCCTGCAGCATCGCGGACAGGAGTCGGGCGGGATCGTGACCGCCGACGGTCGCGTCCTCCACCGCCGCGGCGGCATGGGGTACGTTTCCGACATCTTCTCGCGCGAGGTCATGGAGGCCCTGCCGGGGCCGCACGCGATCGGTCACGTCCGGTACTCGACCGCGGGGGACTCGAACCCCGCCAACGCGCAGCCGTTCCTCATGCAGCACCACCGCGGCCCGATCGCCGTCGGGCACAACGGCAACCTCGTGGACGCCTCGCAGCTCAAGTCCGAGCTCGAGGCCGACGGGGCGATCTTCCAGACGACGACCGACACGGAGGTGCTCCTCCATCTCATCGCCCGCTCGCGCGAGCCCGACGTCGTGGACGCGATCGTCCACGCCGTCCGCCAGGTGCGCGGGGCGTATTCGCTGGTGTTCCTCGTTCCCGGCCGTCTGATCGCCGTCCGCGATCCGCTCGGCTTCCGGCCGCTGGTGCTGGGGAAGGTGGACGGCGCCTTCGTGGTCACGAGCGAGACCTGCGCCCTCGACCTCCTCGGCGCCGAGTTCGTCCGCGAGCTCGACCGCGGGGAGGTGCTGGTGATCGACGTCGCCGGCGCGCATTCCTTCCGGCCGCTCCCCCCTTCGCGCCCCGCGGGGTGCGCCTTCGAGCACGTCTATTTCTCGCGGCCGGACAGCGTCGTCTTCGGGCGACCGGTACAGGCGACCCGGCGTCGGATGGGCGCTCAGCTCTGGAAGGAGCACCCGGCGGACGCGGACATCGTCGTCCCGGTCCCGGACTCGGGGGTCGTCGCGGCGCTGGGGTACGCGACCGCGGCGAAGCTCCCCTTCGAGACGGGGCTCGTCCGAAACCACTACGTCGGCCGCACCTTCATCCAGCCGAGCCAGCAGATCCGCAACTTCGGGGTGCGGGTCAAGCTCAACCCGGTGCGGGAGGCGCTCGAGGGGAAGCGGGTCGCCCTCATCGACGACTCGATCGTCCGTGGGACGACGAGCCGCAAGATCGTCCAGATGTGCCGCGACGCGGGGGCGAAGGCCGTTCACGTCCGGATCTCCTGTCCGCCGACGGTCGGTCCCTGCTACTACGGGATCGACACGCCGCGACAGGACGAGCTCATCGCGGCCCGGCACTCGGTCGAGGAGATCCGCGCGTTCATCGGCGCGGATTCGCTCGGCTACCTCAGCCTCGACGGCCTGATGGCCTGCCTCGAGGGAGACGACGCCTCGTTCTGCACGGCCTGCTGGACGGGACGCCATCCCGTGCCGCTTCCCCCCGGCGAGGCGCCGCAGCTGAAGTTGTTCGACAAGTCGCAGCGGTGAGGTTGTCTTCCGGAAACCCGAAGCGGGCCGGCCGGGGTCGCGACCGGCGGTTTCGATCCTAGAATCCCCGTCCTCCAGGAGCCGAACGATGTCGACGGACAAGACGCCGGAGCAGGGGCTGACGTATCGCGCCGCGGGGGTCGACATCGACGCCCAGGACGAGGCGTTGCGCCGCATCAAGGCGATGCTCAAGGACACGCGCACCCCCGGCGTGCTCACCGACCTGGGTTCGTTCGGCGGGATGTTCGCCCCCGACGTCGCCGGGATGGAGCGGCCGGTCCTGGTCGCCTCGGCGGACGGCGTCGGCACCAAGCTCAAGGTGGCCTTTCTCGCCGGCCGACACGACACCGTCGGGCGCGATCTCGTCAACCACTGCGTGAACGACATCCTCGTCCAGGGGGCCCGCCCGCTCTTCTTCCTCGACTACGTCGCGACCGGCCGGCTCGAGCCCTCCGTGCTCGCCGCCGTCGTCTCGGGGAT
This region includes:
- the purF gene encoding amidophosphoribosyltransferase, which gives rise to MCGIVGVFGHPEAAKLAYLGLYALQHRGQESGGIVTADGRVLHRRGGMGYVSDIFSREVMEALPGPHAIGHVRYSTAGDSNPANAQPFLMQHHRGPIAVGHNGNLVDASQLKSELEADGAIFQTTTDTEVLLHLIARSREPDVVDAIVHAVRQVRGAYSLVFLVPGRLIAVRDPLGFRPLVLGKVDGAFVVTSETCALDLLGAEFVRELDRGEVLVIDVAGAHSFRPLPPSRPAGCAFEHVYFSRPDSVVFGRPVQATRRRMGAQLWKEHPADADIVVPVPDSGVVAALGYATAAKLPFETGLVRNHYVGRTFIQPSQQIRNFGVRVKLNPVREALEGKRVALIDDSIVRGTTSRKIVQMCRDAGAKAVHVRISCPPTVGPCYYGIDTPRQDELIAARHSVEEIRAFIGADSLGYLSLDGLMACLEGDDASFCTACWTGRHPVPLPPGEAPQLKLFDKSQR
- a CDS encoding MBL fold metallo-hydrolase → MAVRVVPLASGSSGNATLVEFGNTRILVDAGVSSLGLVRRLEALGIAPTSIAAILLTHEHHDHAQGLERFSFRHRVPVATTPEALEALNLSPTHLARFLPFEPGASFEIETVRVRAFTVPHDAVNPVGFVLEAEGIRVGIATDLGHATTLVVERLRGCDVLMVEANHDDRMLVAGPYPWHLKQRVGGRMGHLSNEEAAGLLSAAADDRCRAVVLAHLSEKNNEPGKAREAVARALSDRGLRRFDMRVADRRKPTPAVVL
- the purB gene encoding adenylosuccinate lyase gives rise to the protein MIDRYTRPEMRALWSDENKYRAWLEVELAASETLAARGVVPAEDMEIIRRKAGFDVARIETIEAEVKHDVIAFLTSVAERIGPASRHVHYGLTSSDVVDTAQALLLVRAMDLILQSLDRFMDTLRRQAFAHRGTVMVGRTHGIHAEPYTLGLKFAGWFAEARRNRERLTRARDEVRRGKLSGAVGTYAHLDPTVEAEVMERLGLEPETIATQVVPRDRHAACLSALAVLASSLERIAVEIRHLQRTDVREVEEPFSKGQKGSSAMPHKRNPIGTENLTGLARLVRAYAQASLEDVALWHERDISHSSVERVILPDATTLCHFMLHRLNGILDGLLVYPDRMLENLDRMKGLVFSQTVLLALARAGLTREAAYAIVQRNAMKVWAGEGSFRDLLASDAELAAALPKAELDACFDPARTLRHVDAIYERVFGGPDALGESL
- the dut gene encoding dUTP diphosphatase gives rise to the protein MTPPARVRILRLPEGRDLPLPERATAHAAGFDLRARVDDDVLVPPGGRLLVPTGIAIELPEGFEAQVRPRSGLALRHGVTMLNAPGTIDADYRGEVGVVVVNHGDAPFPIRRGDRIAQLVVHRLPEIVWEEVESLADSGRGAGGFGHTGGA